Proteins found in one Paraburkholderia caballeronis genomic segment:
- the rplR gene encoding 50S ribosomal protein L18 yields MDKTQSRLRRARQTRIKIAELQVARLAVHRTNTHIYAQVFSPCGTKVLASASTLEAEVRAQLADQSGKGGNVAAATLIGKRIAEKAKAAGIESVAFDRSGFRYHGRVKALADAAREAGLKF; encoded by the coding sequence ATGGATAAGACTCAATCTCGCCTGCGCCGCGCTCGCCAGACGCGTATCAAGATCGCTGAGCTGCAGGTCGCGCGTCTCGCCGTGCATCGCACGAACACGCATATCTATGCGCAAGTGTTCTCGCCGTGCGGCACGAAGGTGCTGGCCAGCGCGTCGACGCTCGAAGCCGAAGTGCGTGCGCAACTCGCAGACCAGTCGGGCAAGGGCGGCAACGTCGCCGCAGCCACGCTGATCGGCAAGCGCATTGCTGAAAAGGCCAAGGCCGCCGGCATCGAATCCGTCGCCTTTGACCGCTCGGGTTTCCGCTACCACGGCCGCGTGAAGGCGCTGGCTGATGCGGCGCGCGAAGCCGGGCTCAAGTTCTAA
- the rpsE gene encoding 30S ribosomal protein S5, with amino-acid sequence MAKMQAKVQADERDDGLREKMISVNRVTKVVKGGRILGFAALTVVGDGDGRVGMGKGKAKEVPVAVQKAMEQARRNMFKVPLKNGTLQHEVHGKHGASTVLLAPAKDGTGVIAGGPMRAVFDVMGVQNVVAKSHGSTNPYNLVRATLDGLRKQSTPADIAAKRGKSVEEILG; translated from the coding sequence ATGGCAAAGATGCAAGCGAAAGTTCAGGCTGACGAACGCGACGACGGCCTTCGTGAAAAGATGATCTCGGTCAATCGCGTGACCAAGGTCGTGAAGGGTGGCCGGATTCTCGGCTTCGCCGCACTGACCGTGGTTGGCGACGGCGATGGCCGCGTCGGCATGGGCAAGGGCAAGGCGAAGGAAGTTCCGGTTGCCGTTCAGAAGGCAATGGAACAGGCTCGCCGCAACATGTTCAAGGTGCCGCTGAAGAACGGCACGCTGCAGCACGAAGTGCACGGCAAGCACGGCGCATCGACGGTCCTCCTCGCTCCGGCGAAGGACGGTACCGGCGTGATCGCCGGCGGCCCGATGCGTGCCGTGTTCGACGTGATGGGCGTGCAGAACGTCGTCGCGAAGAGCCACGGTTCGACGAACCCGTACAACCTCGTTCGTGCGACGCTCGACGGCCTGCGCAAGCAGTCCACGCCGGCCGACATCGCCGCGAAGCGCGGCAAGTCCGTCGAAGAAATTCTGGGCTAA
- the rplO gene encoding 50S ribosomal protein L15, with product MELNNLKPAEGAKHAKRRVGRGIGSGLGKTAGRGHKGQKSRSGGFHKVGFEGGQMPLQRRLPKRGFTSLTKEFVGEVRLSDLDKLPVDEIDLLALKQAGLVGELTKSAKIISTGEIKRKIVVKGLGATKNARAAIEAAGGSFAE from the coding sequence ATGGAATTGAATAACCTGAAGCCGGCTGAAGGCGCGAAGCACGCAAAGCGTCGCGTCGGTCGCGGCATCGGTTCCGGCCTCGGCAAGACCGCTGGCCGTGGCCACAAGGGTCAGAAATCGCGTTCGGGCGGCTTTCACAAGGTCGGCTTCGAAGGCGGTCAGATGCCGCTGCAACGTCGTCTTCCGAAGCGCGGCTTCACGTCGCTCACGAAGGAATTCGTCGGTGAAGTGCGCCTCAGCGACCTCGACAAGTTGCCGGTCGACGAAATCGATCTGCTGGCGCTGAAGCAGGCTGGCCTCGTCGGCGAACTGACGAAGAGCGCGAAGATCATTTCGACGGGCGAAATCAAGCGGAAGATCGTCGTGAAGGGTCTGGGTGCGACGAAGAATGCGCGTGCTGCGATCGAGGCAGCAGGCGGTTCTTTTGCCGAGTGA
- the infA gene encoding translation initiation factor IF-1, with product MAKDDVIQMQGEVIENLPNATFRVKLENGHVVLGHISGKMRMHYIRILPGDKVTVELTPYDLSRARIVFRAK from the coding sequence ATGGCCAAAGACGATGTAATCCAGATGCAAGGTGAGGTTATCGAAAACCTCCCCAACGCGACCTTTCGGGTGAAGCTGGAAAATGGCCATGTCGTGTTGGGACATATTTCCGGGAAGATGCGGATGCACTACATCCGCATCCTGCCGGGCGACAAGGTGACGGTTGAATTGACGCCTTACGATCTATCGCGTGCGCGGATCGTGTTCCGGGCGAAGTGA
- the rpsM gene encoding 30S ribosomal protein S13, with product MARIAGVNIPNHQHTEIGLTAIYGVGRTRSRDICVAAGVPFDKKVKDLNDADLEKLREEVGKFVVEGDLRREVTMNIKRLMDLGCYRGVRHRKGLPMRGQRTRTNARTRKGPRRAAQSLKK from the coding sequence ATGGCTCGTATCGCAGGGGTTAACATCCCGAACCACCAGCACACCGAAATCGGCCTGACGGCAATCTACGGTGTTGGCCGTACGCGTTCGCGCGACATCTGCGTCGCCGCTGGTGTGCCGTTTGACAAGAAGGTCAAGGACCTGAACGACGCGGATCTCGAAAAGCTGCGTGAGGAAGTGGGCAAGTTTGTCGTCGAAGGCGATCTGCGCCGTGAAGTGACGATGAACATCAAGCGCCTGATGGACCTCGGCTGCTACCGCGGCGTGCGCCATCGCAAGGGCTTGCCCATGCGTGGTCAGCGTACGCGTACCAATGCGCGTACGCGCAAGGGTCCGCGCCGCGCAGCGCAATCGCTGAAGAAGTAA
- the rpsN gene encoding 30S ribosomal protein S14, translating into MAKLALIEREKKRARLAAKFAPKRTALKAIIDDQSKSEEERYAARLELQQLPRNANPTRKRNRCAITGRPRGTFRKFGLARNKIREIAFRGEIPGVTKASW; encoded by the coding sequence GTGGCTAAACTGGCACTGATCGAACGTGAAAAGAAGCGCGCCCGGCTGGCAGCGAAGTTCGCGCCGAAGCGTACGGCGCTGAAGGCGATCATCGACGACCAAAGCAAGTCGGAAGAAGAGCGCTACGCAGCTCGTCTCGAACTGCAACAACTGCCGCGTAACGCGAACCCGACCCGCAAGCGTAACCGCTGCGCGATCACCGGTCGTCCGCGTGGCACGTTCCGCAAGTTCGGACTCGCGCGTAACAAGATTCGTGAAATCGCGTTCCGTGGCGAAATCCCTGGCGTCACCAAGGCGAGCTGGTAA
- the cutA gene encoding divalent-cation tolerance protein CutA, whose amino-acid sequence MLTTVPDADTAERLASDALAARVAACVTQLGAVHSQYHWQGTVESADEIQVLFKTSIARAADLEQFIQTHHPYDTPEILSWQVTASTAYGQWVNAETQRPIHV is encoded by the coding sequence ATGCTGACCACCGTGCCGGATGCCGATACGGCGGAACGGCTCGCGTCGGATGCGCTCGCCGCGCGGGTTGCCGCATGCGTCACGCAGCTCGGTGCCGTTCATTCGCAGTACCACTGGCAGGGCACGGTCGAGTCGGCGGACGAGATCCAGGTGCTCTTCAAGACCAGCATTGCCCGCGCGGCCGATCTTGAGCAGTTCATCCAGACCCACCATCCGTACGACACGCCGGAGATCCTGTCGTGGCAGGTGACCGCGTCGACCGCGTATGGCCAGTGGGTCAATGCCGAAACTCAACGTCCCATCCATGTATAA
- the rpmC gene encoding 50S ribosomal protein L29: MKASELHQKDKAALNQELSDLLKAQFGLRMQLATQQLTNTSQLKKVRRDIARVRTVLTEKANQK, encoded by the coding sequence ATGAAGGCTTCCGAACTTCACCAGAAAGACAAGGCCGCGCTGAACCAAGAGCTGTCGGACCTTTTGAAGGCGCAATTCGGCCTGCGCATGCAACTCGCGACCCAGCAGCTCACGAACACGAGCCAGCTGAAGAAGGTTCGTCGCGACATCGCACGTGTGCGGACCGTCCTGACTGAGAAGGCGAACCAGAAATGA
- the rpsQ gene encoding 30S ribosomal protein S17, with protein sequence MNDSVKTSLKRTLVGKVVSNKMDKTVTVLVEHRVKHPIYGKYVVRSKKYHAHDETNTYNEGDLVEIQETRPVSKTKAWTVSRLVEAARVI encoded by the coding sequence ATGAACGATAGCGTGAAAACCTCGCTCAAGCGGACGCTGGTCGGCAAGGTCGTCAGCAACAAGATGGACAAGACGGTCACCGTGCTCGTCGAGCACCGTGTGAAGCACCCGATCTACGGCAAGTACGTCGTGCGCTCGAAGAAGTACCACGCACACGACGAAACGAACACCTACAACGAGGGCGACCTCGTCGAAATCCAGGAAACTCGTCCCGTTTCGAAGACGAAGGCCTGGACGGTGTCGCGTCTTGTTGAAGCTGCCCGCGTGATCTAA
- the rplQ gene encoding 50S ribosomal protein L17: MRHRHGLRKLNRTSSHRLAMLRNMSNSLIEHEVIKTTLPKAKELRKVVEPLITLGKKPSLANRRLAFNRLRDRDSVTKLFDVLGPRFANRPGGYLRILKFGFRVGDNAPMALVELLDRPEVAEENVQEAE; this comes from the coding sequence ATGCGTCACCGTCATGGTCTGCGGAAACTGAACCGCACGAGCAGCCACCGTCTGGCAATGCTCCGTAACATGTCCAACTCGCTGATCGAGCACGAAGTCATCAAGACGACGCTGCCGAAGGCGAAGGAACTCCGCAAGGTCGTCGAGCCGCTGATCACGCTCGGCAAGAAGCCGTCGCTCGCGAATCGCCGTCTGGCGTTCAACCGCCTGCGCGATCGTGACTCGGTCACGAAGCTGTTCGACGTACTCGGCCCGCGTTTCGCGAACCGTCCGGGTGGCTACCTGCGTATCCTGAAGTTCGGTTTCCGCGTCGGCGACAACGCGCCGATGGCGCTGGTCGAATTGCTCGACCGTCCGGAAGTCGCGGAAGAAAACGTGCAGGAAGCCGAATAA
- the rplX gene encoding 50S ribosomal protein L24, which yields MNKIRKGDEVIVITGKDKGKRGVVLAVGDERVTVEGINIAKKHVKPNPMKGTTGGVEAKTMPLNISNVALVDANGKPSRVGIKVEGDKKVRFLKTTGAVLSA from the coding sequence ATGAACAAGATTCGCAAGGGTGACGAAGTCATCGTCATCACCGGCAAAGACAAGGGCAAGCGCGGCGTCGTGCTGGCCGTTGGCGATGAACGTGTGACCGTCGAGGGCATCAACATCGCAAAGAAGCATGTGAAGCCGAACCCGATGAAGGGTACGACGGGCGGCGTGGAAGCGAAGACGATGCCGCTGAACATTTCGAACGTCGCGCTGGTTGACGCGAACGGCAAGCCGTCGCGCGTCGGCATCAAGGTCGAAGGGGACAAGAAGGTTCGTTTCCTGAAGACGACCGGTGCTGTCCTGAGCGCCTGA
- a CDS encoding DNA-directed RNA polymerase subunit alpha gives MQTSLLKPKIIAVESLGENHAKVVMEPFERGYGHTLGNALRRVLLSSMIGYAPTEVTIAGVVHEYSTLDGVQEDVVNLLLNLKGVVFKLHNRDEVTVTLRKEGEGVVTAGDIELAHDCEVINPDHVVAHLSKGGKLDVQIKIEKGRGYVPGNVRRYGDESAKIIGRIVLDASFSPVRRVSYAVESARVEQRTDLDKLVMNIETNGVISPEEAIRQSARILVDQLSVFAALEGTEAAAEVPSRAPQIDPILLRPVDDLELTVRSANCLKAENIYYIGDLIQRTENELLKTPNLGRKSLNEIKEVLASRGLTLGMKLENWPPAGLDK, from the coding sequence ATGCAAACCAGTTTGTTGAAGCCCAAGATCATCGCTGTGGAATCGCTTGGCGAGAACCATGCGAAAGTGGTCATGGAACCGTTCGAACGCGGTTACGGCCACACCTTGGGTAACGCGCTTCGGCGCGTGCTGCTGTCGTCGATGATCGGCTATGCGCCGACCGAAGTGACGATCGCAGGCGTCGTGCACGAGTACTCGACGCTCGATGGTGTGCAAGAGGATGTGGTCAACCTGCTGTTGAACCTCAAGGGCGTGGTTTTCAAGCTGCACAACCGCGACGAAGTCACGGTCACGCTGCGCAAGGAAGGCGAAGGCGTCGTCACCGCCGGTGACATCGAACTCGCACACGACTGTGAAGTGATCAACCCGGATCACGTGGTCGCGCATCTGTCGAAGGGCGGCAAGCTCGACGTGCAGATCAAGATCGAGAAGGGCCGCGGCTATGTGCCGGGCAACGTGCGCCGTTACGGCGACGAGTCGGCCAAGATCATCGGCCGCATCGTGCTGGACGCGTCGTTCTCGCCGGTTCGCCGCGTGAGCTATGCAGTCGAAAGCGCGCGTGTCGAGCAGCGTACCGACCTCGACAAGCTCGTGATGAACATCGAAACGAACGGCGTGATCTCGCCGGAAGAAGCGATCCGCCAGTCGGCTCGCATTCTGGTCGATCAGCTGTCGGTGTTCGCTGCGCTGGAAGGCACGGAAGCGGCTGCGGAAGTGCCGTCGCGCGCGCCGCAGATCGATCCGATCCTGCTGCGTCCGGTCGATGATCTCGAACTGACGGTTCGTTCGGCGAACTGCCTGAAGGCCGAGAACATCTACTACATCGGCGACCTGATCCAGCGCACCGAGAACGAGCTGCTGAAGACCCCGAACCTGGGTCGCAAGTCGCTCAACGAGATCAAGGAAGTGCTCGCATCGCGCGGTCTCACGCTCGGCATGAAGCTCGAAAACTGGCCGCCGGCTGGTCTCGACAAGTAA
- the rpmJ gene encoding 50S ribosomal protein L36: MKVMASVKRICRNCKIIKRNGVVRVICSSDPRHKQRQG; this comes from the coding sequence ATGAAAGTGATGGCATCGGTTAAGCGCATTTGCCGCAATTGCAAGATCATCAAGCGCAACGGCGTCGTGCGCGTGATTTGCAGCTCGGACCCGCGCCACAAGCAACGTCAAGGCTGA
- the rplN gene encoding 50S ribosomal protein L14, with protein sequence MIQTETRLEVADNTGAREVMCIKVLGGSKRRYASIGDIIKVSVKEATPRGRVKKGEIYNAVVVRTAKGVRRQDGSLIKFDGNAAVLLNTKLEPIGTRIFGPVTRELRSERFMKIVSLAPEVL encoded by the coding sequence ATGATCCAGACCGAAACTCGGCTTGAAGTGGCCGACAACACGGGTGCGCGTGAAGTCATGTGCATCAAGGTGCTCGGCGGCTCGAAGCGTCGTTACGCCAGCATCGGCGACATCATCAAGGTGAGCGTCAAGGAAGCGACGCCGCGTGGTCGCGTGAAGAAGGGCGAAATCTATAACGCCGTCGTGGTTCGCACCGCGAAGGGCGTTCGTCGCCAGGACGGCTCGCTGATCAAGTTCGATGGCAATGCCGCCGTGCTTTTGAATACCAAGCTTGAGCCGATCGGCACCCGTATCTTCGGGCCGGTTACGCGTGAGCTGCGCAGCGAACGGTTCATGAAGATCGTTTCGCTCGCGCCGGAAGTGCTGTAA
- the rpsH gene encoding 30S ribosomal protein S8 has translation MSMSDPIADMLTRIRNAQMVEKVSVTMPSSKVKIAIAQVLKDEGYIDDFAVKTEGAKSELNIALKYYAGRPVIERLERVSKPGLRVYRGRNDIPQVMNGLGVAIVSTPKGVMTDRKARANGVGGEVICYVA, from the coding sequence ATGAGCATGAGTGATCCTATCGCCGATATGCTGACTCGCATCCGCAATGCGCAGATGGTCGAGAAAGTTTCGGTGACTATGCCCTCGTCGAAAGTCAAGATTGCGATTGCGCAGGTCCTGAAGGATGAAGGCTATATCGACGACTTCGCGGTGAAGACCGAAGGTGCGAAGTCGGAACTCAACATTGCGTTGAAGTACTACGCCGGCCGTCCGGTCATCGAGCGCCTCGAACGCGTGTCGAAGCCGGGTCTGCGCGTGTACCGCGGCCGCAACGACATTCCGCAGGTCATGAACGGCCTCGGCGTCGCGATCGTTTCGACGCCGAAGGGTGTGATGACCGACCGCAAGGCTCGCGCGAACGGCGTGGGCGGCGAAGTCATCTGCTACGTCGCGTAA
- the rpsK gene encoding 30S ribosomal protein S11 produces the protein MAKASNNTAAQRVRKKVKKNVAEGVVHVHASFNNTIITITDRQGNALAWATSGGQGFKGSRKSTPFAAQVAAESAGRVAMEYGVKNLEVRIKGPGPGRESAVRALHGLGIKITAISDVTPVPHNGCRPPKRRRI, from the coding sequence ATGGCTAAGGCTTCGAACAACACCGCGGCGCAACGCGTTCGCAAGAAGGTTAAGAAGAACGTCGCCGAGGGCGTGGTTCACGTTCACGCGTCGTTCAACAACACCATCATCACGATCACCGATCGCCAGGGCAACGCACTGGCATGGGCGACGTCGGGCGGTCAGGGCTTCAAGGGCTCGCGTAAATCGACCCCGTTCGCAGCCCAGGTGGCAGCCGAATCGGCTGGCCGCGTGGCGATGGAATACGGCGTGAAGAACCTCGAAGTGCGGATCAAGGGCCCCGGCCCGGGTCGCGAATCGGCGGTGCGCGCGCTGCATGGTCTTGGCATCAAGATCACCGCGATCTCCGACGTGACGCCGGTTCCGCACAACGGTTGCCGTCCGCCGAAGCGCCGTCGCATCTAA
- the rplE gene encoding 50S ribosomal protein L5 yields the protein MARLQEFYKEKVVPGLIEKFGYKSVMEVPRITKITLNMGLGEAVADKKVIENAVGDLTKIAGQKPVITKARKAIAGFKIRQGYPIGAMVTLRGQAMYEFLDRFVTVALPRVRDFRGVSGRAFDGRGNYNIGVKEQIIFPEIDYDKIDALRGLNISITTTAKTDDEAKALLASFKFPFRN from the coding sequence ATGGCACGTTTGCAAGAATTTTACAAAGAGAAGGTCGTTCCGGGCCTGATCGAGAAGTTCGGTTACAAGTCGGTCATGGAAGTGCCGCGTATCACCAAGATCACCCTGAACATGGGCCTTGGCGAAGCGGTTGCTGACAAGAAGGTAATCGAGAACGCCGTGGGCGACCTGACGAAGATTGCTGGCCAGAAGCCGGTCATCACGAAGGCGCGCAAGGCAATCGCTGGCTTCAAGATCCGTCAGGGTTATCCGATCGGCGCGATGGTCACGCTGCGCGGCCAGGCGATGTACGAATTTCTCGACCGTTTCGTGACGGTTGCGCTCCCGCGGGTGCGCGACTTCCGTGGCGTGTCGGGCCGTGCATTCGACGGTCGTGGCAACTACAACATCGGTGTGAAAGAGCAGATCATTTTCCCCGAAATCGACTACGACAAGATCGACGCGCTGCGTGGGCTGAATATCAGCATCACGACGACCGCGAAGACCGACGATGAAGCCAAGGCACTGCTCGCCAGCTTCAAGTTCCCGTTCAGAAACTGA
- the rpsD gene encoding 30S ribosomal protein S4 has product MARYIGPKAKLSRREGTDLFLKSARRSLADKCKLDSKPGQHGRTSGARTSDYGTQLREKQKVKRIYGVLERQFRRYFAEADRRKGNTGENLLQLLESRLDNVVYRMGFGSTRAEARQLVSHKAITVNGQVANIPSLQVKAGDVVGVREQAKKQARIVEALSLAEQGGIPVWVSVDAKKFEGTFKSMPERSDIAGDINESLIVELYSR; this is encoded by the coding sequence GTGGCACGTTATATCGGCCCCAAAGCCAAGCTGTCCCGCCGTGAAGGCACCGACCTGTTCCTGAAGAGCGCGCGCCGCTCGCTCGCCGACAAGTGCAAGCTCGACAGCAAGCCGGGCCAGCACGGTCGCACGTCGGGCGCGCGTACGTCCGACTATGGCACGCAGCTGCGCGAAAAGCAAAAAGTGAAGCGCATCTACGGCGTGCTGGAGCGCCAGTTCCGCCGTTACTTCGCGGAAGCGGATCGCCGCAAGGGCAACACTGGCGAAAACCTGCTGCAACTGCTGGAATCGCGCCTCGACAACGTCGTCTATCGCATGGGCTTCGGCTCGACCCGCGCTGAAGCGCGCCAGCTCGTGAGCCACAAGGCGATCACGGTGAACGGCCAGGTCGCGAACATCCCGTCGCTGCAGGTGAAGGCGGGTGACGTCGTCGGCGTGCGCGAACAGGCGAAGAAGCAGGCCCGTATCGTCGAAGCGCTGTCGCTCGCCGAACAGGGCGGTATCCCGGTGTGGGTGTCGGTCGATGCGAAGAAGTTCGAAGGCACGTTCAAGAGCATGCCTGAACGCAGCGACATCGCCGGTGACATCAACGAAAGCCTGATCGTCGAATTGTATTCGCGGTAA
- the secY gene encoding preprotein translocase subunit SecY, giving the protein MATSPSLAKTGRNAPKFGDLRRRAIFLLLALVVYRIGAHIPVPGIDPDQLAKLFQSQAGGILGMFNMFSGGALSRFTIFALGVMPYISASIILQLMAIVSPQLEALKKEGQAGQRKITQYTRIFTVVLATFQAFGIAVALENQPGLVIDPGMVFRLTTVVTLVTGTMFLMWLGEQITERGLGNGISIIIFGGIAAGFPNAIGGLVSLVETGSMGPVSAIFIVVLIAAVTYLVVFIERGQRKILVNYAKRQVGNKIYGGQSSHLPLKLNMSGVIPPIFASSIILFPATILNWFSSGSQTNWFANTLHNVAEALKPGQPVYVLLYALAIVFFCFFYTALVFNSRETADNLKKSGAFVPGIRPGDQTARYIDRILTRLTLAGAIYIVFVCLLPEFLVLRWNVPFYFGGTSLLIIVVVTMDFMAQVQSYVMSQQYESLLKKANFKGGGVPMR; this is encoded by the coding sequence TTGGCTACTAGCCCGAGTCTCGCAAAAACCGGTCGCAACGCTCCGAAGTTCGGCGACCTGCGTCGGCGTGCAATATTCCTGCTGCTGGCGCTGGTCGTCTACCGGATCGGCGCGCACATTCCGGTGCCGGGTATCGACCCGGACCAGCTCGCGAAGCTCTTCCAGAGCCAGGCAGGCGGCATCCTCGGCATGTTCAACATGTTCTCGGGTGGCGCACTGTCGCGGTTCACGATCTTCGCGCTGGGGGTGATGCCGTACATTTCGGCGTCGATCATCCTGCAGTTGATGGCGATCGTTTCGCCGCAGCTGGAGGCGCTGAAGAAGGAAGGGCAGGCCGGCCAGCGCAAGATTACGCAGTACACGCGGATCTTCACGGTGGTGCTGGCGACGTTTCAGGCGTTCGGCATTGCGGTCGCGCTGGAAAACCAGCCTGGGCTCGTGATCGATCCGGGCATGGTGTTTCGCCTGACGACGGTCGTGACGCTCGTGACGGGCACGATGTTCCTGATGTGGCTGGGTGAGCAGATCACGGAACGGGGCCTCGGCAACGGCATCTCGATCATCATCTTCGGCGGGATTGCGGCGGGTTTCCCGAACGCGATCGGCGGGTTGGTCTCGCTGGTGGAAACCGGCTCGATGGGCCCGGTGTCGGCGATCTTCATCGTCGTGCTGATCGCAGCCGTGACGTATCTGGTGGTGTTCATCGAACGCGGCCAGCGCAAGATTCTCGTGAATTACGCGAAGCGTCAGGTCGGAAACAAGATTTACGGCGGGCAGTCGTCGCACCTGCCGCTGAAGCTGAACATGTCGGGCGTGATTCCGCCGATCTTCGCATCGTCGATCATCCTGTTCCCGGCAACCATCCTGAACTGGTTCAGTTCGGGTTCGCAAACCAACTGGTTCGCGAACACGCTGCACAACGTGGCCGAAGCATTGAAGCCGGGCCAGCCCGTGTACGTGTTGCTGTACGCGTTGGCGATCGTGTTCTTCTGCTTTTTCTACACCGCACTGGTGTTCAACAGCAGGGAAACGGCCGACAACCTGAAGAAGAGTGGCGCGTTCGTTCCTGGCATTCGGCCGGGCGACCAGACGGCCCGCTATATCGACCGCATCCTCACGCGTCTCACGCTGGCCGGTGCGATCTATATCGTGTTCGTCTGCCTGCTGCCGGAGTTTTTGGTGCTGCGCTGGAACGTGCCGTTTTATTTTGGTGGAACGTCGCTGCTGATCATTGTCGTCGTCACAATGGATTTCATGGCGCAGGTGCAGTCGTACGTGATGTCGCAACAATATGAATCGCTGCTCAAGAAGGCCAACTTCAAGGGCGGCGGCGTCCCGATGCGTTGA
- the rplF gene encoding 50S ribosomal protein L6, with protein MSRVGKSPIALQGAEVAISDERITVKGPLGSITQAANRLVKVANDNGTLKFEPADESREANAMSGTMRALVANMVQGVTKGFERKLTLVGVGYRAQAQGDKLNLSLGFSHPVVHQMPEGIKAETPSQTEIVIKGIDKQQVGQVAAEVRGYRPPEPYKGKGVRYADEVVILKETKKK; from the coding sequence ATGTCCCGAGTAGGTAAGAGCCCGATCGCGCTCCAAGGCGCAGAAGTGGCGATCAGCGACGAACGCATCACGGTGAAGGGCCCGCTGGGCTCGATCACGCAGGCGGCCAACCGTCTGGTGAAGGTGGCGAACGACAACGGCACGCTGAAGTTCGAGCCGGCTGACGAAAGCCGCGAAGCAAATGCGATGTCGGGCACGATGCGCGCGCTGGTCGCGAACATGGTGCAAGGCGTGACGAAGGGTTTCGAGCGCAAGCTGACGCTGGTTGGCGTCGGTTATCGCGCACAGGCGCAAGGCGACAAGCTGAATCTGTCGCTGGGTTTCTCGCACCCGGTGGTGCACCAGATGCCGGAAGGCATAAAGGCTGAAACCCCATCGCAAACCGAAATCGTGATCAAGGGGATCGACAAGCAGCAAGTCGGCCAGGTAGCAGCGGAAGTTCGCGGCTACCGCCCGCCTGAGCCCTATAAGGGCAAGGGTGTGCGCTACGCCGACGAAGTCGTGATCCTCAAGGAAACGAAGAAGAAGTAA
- the rpmD gene encoding 50S ribosomal protein L30, with translation MSEKTVKVQLVKSLIGTRESHRATVRGLGLRRLNSVSELQDTPAVRGMINKVSYLVKVIG, from the coding sequence ATGTCTGAAAAAACTGTCAAGGTTCAGCTCGTCAAGAGCCTGATCGGGACCCGCGAATCGCACCGTGCCACCGTGCGCGGTCTGGGCCTGCGCCGCCTGAACTCGGTCTCCGAGCTGCAGGACACGCCGGCTGTGCGTGGCATGATCAACAAGGTCTCGTACCTCGTTAAGGTCATCGGCTAA